From a single Arachnia propionica genomic region:
- a CDS encoding vancomycin high temperature exclusion protein, which yields MSSKKKAGKPRRRRLEVAAAIALSVTLGPILSGVFMVASGSADRIYRTGDDIPARDVIMVLGAKADPGRPSGFLTARLNVAIELFTSGRGKVILVTGANTAESNYETQVMEDYLVAQGIPAGRIVQDIAGYDTYDSCIRARDVFGVREMTVVSQTYHLPRTITTCRALGVDAIGVGDLTAQRNWPALYLHGELREFPAYVKMQLDLLRGAKATQSPPSTAIQDALKNN from the coding sequence ATGAGCTCCAAAAAGAAGGCGGGCAAACCGCGTCGTCGCCGCCTGGAAGTGGCGGCGGCCATAGCCCTGAGCGTCACGCTCGGCCCGATCCTGTCCGGGGTTTTCATGGTGGCCTCGGGCAGCGCCGACCGGATCTACAGGACGGGCGACGACATCCCAGCCCGGGATGTCATCATGGTGCTGGGCGCCAAAGCCGACCCCGGACGCCCGTCGGGGTTCCTGACGGCCCGCCTGAATGTCGCCATCGAGCTTTTCACATCGGGCAGGGGCAAGGTGATCCTCGTCACGGGAGCCAACACTGCGGAGAGCAATTACGAGACCCAGGTGATGGAAGACTACCTCGTCGCTCAGGGTATCCCCGCGGGCAGGATCGTGCAGGACATCGCCGGCTATGACACCTATGACTCCTGCATCCGGGCCCGCGACGTGTTCGGGGTGCGGGAGATGACGGTGGTCTCTCAGACCTACCATCTGCCGCGCACGATAACCACCTGCCGGGCTCTGGGGGTCGACGCCATCGGGGTGGGTGACCTGACGGCCCAGCGGAACTGGCCTGCGCTTTACCTCCACGGGGAGCTGCGCGAGTTCCCGGCGTACGTGAAGATGCAACTCGATCTGCTGCGCGGGGCCAAGGCGACGCAGTCACCGCCGAGCACCGCCATCCAGGACGCGCTGAAGAACAACTGA
- a CDS encoding DUF6767 domain-containing protein, which translates to MSRRVATPMCPLRPGDPCGLCVPGADGPHNCPTVRLVLEDPEMREMWLAKKAEKRAAAT; encoded by the coding sequence GTGAGCAGGAGAGTCGCCACCCCGATGTGCCCGTTGCGTCCCGGCGACCCCTGCGGATTGTGCGTTCCCGGGGCTGACGGACCCCACAACTGCCCGACGGTACGCCTCGTGTTGGAAGACCCCGAGATGCGGGAGATGTGGCTGGCGAAGAAAGCCGAGAAACGCGCCGCTGCCACGTGA
- a CDS encoding alpha/beta hydrolase, which produces MDRQLGYKGSGTPSVTLPAAVGDDFSAYAQQTITWEACGEGVECATMKVPLDWENPGKASLDIALTRKPSANPSKGPLFFNPGGPGVSARPTIQGLPVDVVPGYDLVGWDPRGVGESTHVECGTTEQTDAAFLSDSTPDDETEEQVKREGWKAFARQCRDASGELLDHLSTIENVRDLDLLRHLLGAEKLNYLGWSYGTFVGATYAELFPERSGHLVLDSAVDISVPSSPLLGVGGFEKALQRFAEWCAGEASCSLGEDRDAVLSRIDAFLKGLDATPVAVGERKLTQSVATLGLGAALYGAESTYPQLATALQRAMDGDGAEMLTYFGIMTGHDGNGWTTRTYASSAIFCVDRPDRGIEVAEKGVSDKAAEAPVFAANLGTLPMCEYWSADSAPNLTLTAKGAGPILVIGATVDPVTPHDNSVAMAKQLDSATLLTWEGSGHAVAFAGKSTCVDEAVVKYFATGEAPADGTSCPA; this is translated from the coding sequence ATGGATCGCCAGCTCGGCTACAAGGGCAGCGGTACGCCATCGGTGACACTGCCCGCCGCTGTGGGTGATGACTTTTCGGCATATGCGCAGCAAACGATCACGTGGGAGGCGTGTGGCGAGGGTGTTGAGTGCGCGACGATGAAGGTGCCACTCGACTGGGAGAATCCGGGAAAGGCGTCGTTGGACATCGCGTTGACGCGGAAACCATCGGCGAATCCGTCGAAGGGGCCGTTGTTCTTCAACCCCGGCGGGCCCGGTGTATCAGCGCGTCCCACCATCCAGGGTCTGCCCGTCGATGTCGTTCCCGGCTACGACCTGGTTGGTTGGGATCCGCGGGGGGTGGGGGAATCCACCCACGTGGAATGCGGCACCACGGAACAGACGGACGCTGCCTTCCTGTCCGACAGCACCCCCGATGACGAGACTGAGGAGCAGGTGAAGCGGGAAGGGTGGAAGGCTTTCGCCAGGCAGTGCCGGGACGCCTCGGGTGAGCTGCTGGATCACCTGAGCACCATCGAGAACGTCCGCGACCTCGACCTGCTGCGGCATCTTCTCGGTGCGGAGAAACTGAACTATCTCGGGTGGTCGTATGGCACCTTCGTCGGTGCGACCTATGCGGAGCTGTTCCCGGAGCGTTCCGGACATCTGGTTCTCGACTCCGCCGTTGACATTTCCGTTCCCTCCTCGCCCCTGCTGGGCGTTGGGGGTTTTGAGAAGGCGTTGCAGCGTTTTGCCGAGTGGTGTGCGGGGGAGGCGTCCTGTTCCCTCGGTGAGGATCGCGATGCCGTGCTCAGCCGCATCGATGCCTTCCTCAAGGGCCTCGACGCGACCCCCGTGGCCGTGGGGGAGCGGAAGCTCACGCAGTCGGTGGCGACTCTCGGCCTTGGGGCGGCGCTGTACGGCGCCGAGTCGACCTATCCGCAGCTGGCGACCGCCCTTCAGCGCGCCATGGATGGTGACGGAGCGGAGATGCTCACGTACTTCGGCATCATGACCGGTCATGATGGGAATGGGTGGACGACAAGGACTTACGCTTCCTCCGCCATCTTCTGCGTCGACCGCCCCGACCGGGGTATCGAGGTCGCCGAGAAGGGAGTTTCCGACAAAGCGGCGGAGGCCCCGGTGTTTGCTGCCAATCTCGGGACGCTCCCAATGTGTGAGTACTGGAGCGCGGATTCCGCGCCCAATCTCACACTGACTGCCAAGGGGGCCGGTCCCATTCTGGTGATCGGAGCCACGGTTGACCCCGTCACCCCACACGACAACTCCGTTGCCATGGCCAAGCAGCTCGACTCCGCCACGCTGCTCACCTGGGAGGGCTCGGGGCATGCGGTTGCCTTCGCGGGGAAGAGCACATGCGTCGATGAGGCGGTGGTGAAATATTTCGCCACCGGCGAGGCCCCAGCTGATGGCACCTCCTGCCCGGCCTGA
- a CDS encoding alpha/beta hydrolase, translating into MIPWIPDVELPGYRQLDIPLPGAQKYQGEPDHEVVATLVRRSDPSGSRAVLYVHGWSDYFFQTHLAEAFESWGYDFYALDLRRYGRSLRDGQLAGYTADLAEYHQELDAAVEVIRTEGHDQVVLLGHSMGGLVVSLFVRDRPGVVDAVVLNSPWLELPSLQAWRPALAAAFGAVGTLSPTRALPLPELGLYRRSISADEEGQWRYNHNLKGDPAFLPRVGWMSAVMRGHAAVAAGLGIEVPVLMLISDRSDPSRTWNNDMHRADVVLDVDALAARAPQLGDHVTLIRVHGGRHDLVLSLEEPRHRFFDETRRWLATYG; encoded by the coding sequence GTGATTCCTTGGATCCCGGATGTCGAGCTGCCGGGCTACCGCCAGCTCGACATCCCCCTGCCCGGGGCGCAGAAGTACCAGGGCGAGCCGGATCACGAGGTGGTCGCCACGCTTGTTCGGCGCTCCGATCCAAGCGGTTCCCGTGCCGTGTTGTACGTCCACGGGTGGAGCGACTACTTCTTCCAGACCCATCTGGCTGAGGCCTTCGAGAGCTGGGGGTACGACTTCTACGCCCTCGATCTACGCCGCTACGGCAGGTCGCTGCGGGACGGGCAGCTCGCCGGCTACACCGCCGATCTCGCCGAGTACCACCAGGAGTTGGATGCCGCCGTCGAGGTGATCCGCACCGAAGGACACGATCAGGTGGTGCTGTTGGGGCACTCGATGGGTGGATTGGTGGTCTCGCTGTTCGTTCGCGACCGCCCCGGGGTGGTGGATGCCGTGGTGCTGAACTCGCCATGGCTCGAGTTGCCGAGCCTTCAGGCGTGGCGTCCCGCTCTGGCCGCAGCCTTCGGTGCGGTGGGGACGCTCTCCCCGACCCGAGCGCTTCCCCTGCCCGAACTGGGTCTCTACCGCCGCTCCATCTCCGCCGACGAGGAGGGGCAGTGGCGCTACAACCACAACCTCAAAGGGGATCCGGCCTTCCTGCCCCGGGTCGGTTGGATGTCGGCGGTGATGCGCGGCCACGCGGCGGTGGCAGCTGGCCTCGGGATCGAGGTCCCGGTGCTGATGCTGATCAGCGATCGCAGCGACCCCTCCCGCACCTGGAACAACGACATGCACCGCGCGGATGTGGTTCTCGACGTCGACGCCTTGGCTGCGCGGGCCCCGCAGCTCGGCGACCACGTCACCCTCATCCGCGTCCACGGCGGCAGGCACGACCTGGTGTTGTCGCTGGAGGAGCCGCGCCACCGTTTCTTCGACGAGACCCGACGCTGGCTCGCCACCTACGGCTGA
- a CDS encoding DUF3073 domain-containing protein has protein sequence MGRGRAKAKQTKVARDLKYRSVDTDFASLERELRGEKYQSRETTDIPDAYADLAEQYNTDDDAEDEYPHR, from the coding sequence ATGGGGCGCGGCCGTGCAAAGGCGAAGCAGACGAAGGTGGCCCGCGATTTGAAATATCGCTCCGTGGACACCGATTTCGCATCTCTGGAGCGTGAACTCCGAGGCGAGAAGTACCAGTCCCGGGAGACCACCGACATTCCAGATGCGTACGCAGACCTCGCGGAGCAGTACAACACTGACGACGACGCCGAGGACGAGTATCCGCATCGCTGA
- a CDS encoding NADP-dependent isocitrate dehydrogenase, translated as MEKIIYTLTDEAPGLATRSLLPVLQAYGRLAGIGIEGCDISLAARILARFPDFLPDDKRVSDTLDELGELTRDPSATIIKLPNISASVPQLKAAIAELRAKDFPLPEYPEEPTTSEEQEVRSRYDRIKGSAVNPVLREGNSDRRAPESVKRHAQANPHRMGVWEPDSRTRVATMASGDFHHNEQSVVLAGGDVLTIRHVDGDGTVTVLRDGLESLPGEVVDATVMRATALDDFLAEQVAAAKREGLLFSVHLKATMMKVSDPIIFGHVVKAFIGPVLERHGDALAAAGLSPDEGLGAILAGLEKLPDGKEIRAEIDTALAAGPALAMVDSTRGITNLHVPSDVIVDASMPAMIRASGHMWGPDGAEADTLAVLPDSSYAGVYQAVIDDCRAHGAYDPRTMGTVPNVGLMAQQAEEYGSHDKTFHVEHDGRIEVVNSAGDVLLHHDVAAGDIWRACHTKDAAIRDWVGLAVTRARATGWPTVFWLDETRAHDRNLLLKVKTYLTDHEIDDLDIRVLPPVEATRFTVERIRRGENTISVTGNVLRDYLTDLFPILELGTSAKMLSIVPLMAGGGLFETGAGGSAPKHVQQLLAENYLRWDSLGEFLALAASLEHLASTGNTRAGVLAATLDRANGRYLAEDKSPTRRLGGTDNRGSHYWLARFWAEELAAQRENTGLAVAFEPIARALAESEDAIVSELIAVQGASVDIGGYYLPDEALASAVMRPSPTFNAIIDGI; from the coding sequence ATGGAAAAGATCATCTACACCCTCACAGACGAAGCCCCCGGACTGGCCACACGCTCACTGCTCCCAGTACTCCAGGCCTACGGGCGTCTGGCCGGCATCGGCATCGAAGGATGCGACATCTCCCTGGCCGCCCGCATCCTGGCGCGTTTCCCTGATTTTCTACCCGATGACAAGCGGGTTTCCGACACCTTGGATGAGCTCGGGGAACTGACGAGAGACCCCTCGGCCACCATCATCAAACTGCCCAACATCTCCGCCTCGGTGCCGCAACTGAAGGCAGCCATCGCGGAACTCCGGGCCAAGGATTTTCCCCTGCCCGAGTACCCGGAAGAACCCACCACCTCGGAGGAGCAGGAGGTCCGATCCCGCTACGACCGAATCAAGGGATCTGCCGTAAACCCTGTACTACGCGAAGGCAATTCCGACCGCCGCGCACCCGAGTCCGTGAAGAGACATGCGCAGGCCAATCCGCACCGGATGGGCGTCTGGGAACCGGATTCACGGACCCGTGTCGCAACCATGGCCTCCGGCGACTTCCACCACAACGAGCAGTCGGTGGTGCTGGCGGGCGGCGACGTGCTCACCATCCGCCACGTCGACGGTGACGGGACCGTCACCGTCCTGCGGGACGGCCTGGAATCGCTTCCCGGGGAGGTCGTGGACGCCACTGTCATGCGCGCGACGGCGCTCGACGACTTCCTGGCCGAGCAGGTCGCGGCGGCGAAGCGGGAGGGCCTGCTGTTCTCCGTGCACCTGAAGGCCACCATGATGAAGGTGTCCGACCCGATCATCTTCGGCCACGTCGTGAAGGCCTTCATTGGCCCCGTCCTGGAACGCCACGGCGATGCCCTGGCTGCCGCAGGCCTGTCCCCCGACGAAGGCCTGGGAGCGATCCTCGCGGGCCTGGAGAAGTTACCGGACGGCAAGGAGATCCGGGCCGAGATCGACACTGCCCTGGCAGCAGGACCCGCCCTGGCAATGGTCGACTCCACCCGGGGCATCACCAACCTGCACGTCCCCTCCGACGTGATCGTCGACGCCTCCATGCCCGCCATGATCCGCGCCTCCGGTCACATGTGGGGCCCCGACGGCGCGGAGGCCGACACCCTCGCGGTGCTGCCCGACTCCTCCTACGCCGGTGTCTACCAGGCCGTGATCGACGACTGCCGCGCCCACGGCGCCTACGACCCGCGCACCATGGGCACCGTCCCCAACGTCGGGCTGATGGCACAGCAGGCCGAGGAGTACGGCTCCCACGACAAGACCTTCCACGTCGAGCACGACGGTCGCATTGAGGTCGTGAATTCAGCCGGGGACGTGCTGCTGCATCACGACGTCGCTGCGGGCGACATCTGGCGGGCCTGCCACACCAAGGACGCCGCCATCCGCGACTGGGTGGGGTTGGCCGTGACCCGGGCCCGCGCAACCGGCTGGCCCACCGTGTTCTGGCTGGATGAGACCCGCGCCCACGACCGCAACCTGCTGCTCAAGGTGAAGACGTACCTGACCGACCACGAAATCGACGACCTGGACATCCGCGTCCTGCCTCCCGTCGAGGCCACCCGGTTCACTGTCGAACGCATCCGTCGGGGCGAGAACACCATCTCGGTGACCGGCAACGTCCTGCGCGACTATCTCACCGACCTGTTCCCCATCCTGGAGCTGGGAACCTCGGCGAAGATGCTCTCGATCGTGCCGCTGATGGCCGGTGGCGGGTTGTTCGAGACCGGCGCGGGCGGCTCTGCCCCGAAGCATGTGCAGCAACTGCTTGCGGAGAACTACCTGCGCTGGGACTCGCTGGGTGAGTTCCTGGCGTTGGCCGCCTCGCTGGAACACCTCGCATCCACGGGCAACACCCGGGCGGGCGTGCTGGCCGCCACTCTCGATCGCGCAAACGGACGCTATCTGGCCGAGGACAAGTCGCCGACGCGACGGCTGGGCGGCACCGACAACCGCGGATCGCACTACTGGCTGGCCCGGTTTTGGGCAGAAGAACTGGCCGCCCAGCGCGAGAACACCGGCCTGGCGGTGGCCTTCGAACCCATCGCGAGGGCCCTCGCAGAAAGCGAGGATGCGATCGTCTCGGAGCTGATCGCGGTGCAGGGAGCCTCCGTCGACATCGGGGGCTACTACCTGCCCGACGAAGCCCTCGCGTCGGCGGTGATGCGCCCCTC